In Enoplosus armatus isolate fEnoArm2 chromosome 2, fEnoArm2.hap1, whole genome shotgun sequence, one DNA window encodes the following:
- the LOC139299463 gene encoding LOW QUALITY PROTEIN: NACHT, LRR and PYD domains-containing protein 12-like (The sequence of the model RefSeq protein was modified relative to this genomic sequence to represent the inferred CDS: inserted 1 base in 1 codon), producing MGNWFSTGRAVVPATSQCAETQREAETTTVTAQYGSVVSAPQFTDVHVQRDINLTVHNVSVNNTHVHPPDRTDETDAVSPTTEGRIQRCQAELKSYLKNTTKNLFQGTREDGSSTALNRIYTELYITEGGSGEVNSEHEVIELECKRCTSEERKIHLNDIFKPLLNEENPPQRVLTKGIAGIGKTVAVQKFTLDWATEEANQTTQFIFPFTFRELNLIKDKSWSLMTLIGYYFEEMKDLEMSDYNNSRXFVFDGLDESKFPLDFKNNEICRSVTKTTTVDILLTNLMTGKLLHKASVWITSRPATATKIPSEFINRVTEVRGFNDEQKEEYFQKEVGHNDMAQRIFDHLQSKPLRSLYIMCHIPVFCWISATALRSLLAETHTGELPKTVTEMYTHFLIIQTKRKHEKDYQDGETDKDVIMKLGKLAFEQLQERNIIFYEKDLKGCKIGLEQAAVYSGVCTKIIRKEYGLHRQEIYSFIHLSVQEFLAALYVLETFIDRGENLLPSQTHVKVASEKGDLPVILLHKNAVDMALVSKDGQWDLFLRFLVGLSQDKNQELLQKVFGFKGRCPQSNQQTIRYIHEKIRKLSYTDKSINLFHCLNELGDQSLVDQVQKYQSSGDVSKISPAHWSALAFVLLVSNEELDVFDLKKYYGSDEVLERMLPVLKASKTALLSDCNITDRCCKSISSVLSLESSGLEELDLSRNKLLDSGVTVLSSSLKSPNCKLQRLSLKKCGITKKGCHSLASGLASNPSHLRELDLSENTLHDEGLELLSGFLNKCSLETLRLCECGIKGEPLASALSLNPSHLKNLDLSRNRLGPQAVAQLFGFLKHPDCQLERLWLFKTNLQTECAAALTSALASNISQLRELDLGGNILGDAGVKEITALLKDPNCKVETLRLAGCRFTDSGCAALAASLKSNPAHLRVLDLARNDLGDAGVENLSEFLEEPLCQVETLNLRCCTLTAACCQSLTFALRAPQGSSALKELDLSYNRLMDQGVKLLSDWLRKPQCRLQILRLSECTESSCKSLVSALRVNPSHLRELVLESPLVGPGLQLLSGLVEDEHYALQTLTMLK from the exons ATGGGAAACTGGTTTTCGACTGGCCGGGCTGTGGTTCCAGCAACATCACAGTGTG CTGAAACTCAGAGGGAGGCGGAAACCACGACAGTCACCGCCCAGTATGGAAGTGTCGTCAGCGCACCTCAGTTTACTGATGTTCATGTGCAAAGGGATATTAATCTAACTGTCCACAATGTCAGTGTCAACAACACACATG TCCACCCTCCTGACAGGACAGACGAGACAGATGCTGTTTCTCCCACAACCGAAG GAAGAATCCAAAGGTGCCAAGCTGAACTAAAATCTTAccttaaaaatacaacaaagaatCTGTTTCAAGGAACAAGGGAAGACGGATCATCGACTGCTCTAAATAGGATCTATACAGAGCTTTACATCACAGAAGGAGGCAGTGGGGAGGTTAATAGTGAACACGAAGTGATTGAATTAGAATGTAAAAGGTGTACGAGTGAAGAGAGGAAAATCCACctcaatgacatttttaaacctTTGTTAAACGAAGAGAATCCTCCACAGAGAGTTCTGACGAAGGGAATCGCTGGCATCGGGAAAACTGTCGCTGTGCAGAAATTCACTCTAGACTGGGCAACAGAAGAAGCAAACCAAACTACTCAGTTCATATTTCCATTCACATTCAGAGAGTTGAATTTAATAAAGGATAAGAGCTGGAGTCTCATGACATTAATAGGTTACTACTTTGAAGAAATGAAGGATTTGGAAATGTCAGACTACAACAATTCAA GTTTTGTTTTCGACGGCCTGGACGAAAGCAAATTCCCTCTGGACTTCAAGAATAATGAGATATGCCGCAGTGTTACAAAGACTACAACGGTAGACATCCTACTGACCAACTTAATGACAGGGAAACTGCTGCACAAAGCCTCAGTCTGGATCACAAGTAGACCAGCCACAGCCACTAAGATTCCCTCTGAGTTCATCAACAGGGTCACCGAGGTGCGAGGCTTTAATGATgagcagaaggaggagtactTTCAAAAGGAAGTTGGTCACAATGATATGGCTCAGAGGATCTTCGATCATCTTCAGTCAAAGCCGCTAAGAAGTCTGTACATCATGTGCCACATCCCAGTGTTCTGTTGGATTTCAGCCACGGCTCTCCGGAGTCTCCTGGCAGAAACTCACACAGGTGAGTTGCCCAAGACTGTGACtgaaatgtacacacacttcCTGATTATCCAGACAAAGCGGAAACACGAGAAGGATTATCAGGACGGTGAAACAGACAAAGATGTGATCATGAAATTGGGAAAGCTGGCATTTGAACAGCTACAAGAGCGCAACATAATCTTCTATGAAAAAGACTTGAAAGGTTGTAAAATTGGTCTGGAACAAGCTGCAGTTTATTCAGGAGTTTGTACAAAGATCATAAGAAAAGAATATGGTCTTCACAGACAAGAGATTTActcttttatacatttaagtGTTCAGGAGTTTCTTGCAGCTCTGTATGTATTAGAGACCTTCATAGATAGAGGAGAAAATCTGCTTCCCAGCCAGACACATGTGAAAGTAGCATCAGAGAAAGGAGATCTTCCCGTCATCCTCCTCCACAAGAATGCGGTGGACATGGCTTTGGTCAGCAAAGACGGACAATGGGATTTGTTCCTGCGCTTCCTGGTCGGTCTGTCACAGGATAAAAATCAGGAGCTTCTTCAGAAAGTGTTTGGATTTAAAGGAAGGTGTCCACAGAGCAACCAGCAGACAATCAGATACATTCACGAGAAGATCAGGAAACTGTCTTACACCGACAAGAGTATCAATCTATTCCACTGTTTAAATGAGCTGGGTGACCAGTCTCTGGTGGATCAAGTCCAGAAGTACCAGAGCTCAGGAGATGTTAGTAAAATCTCACCTGCACATTGGTCAGCTCTGGCCTTTGTGTTGCTTGTTTCCAATGAAGAGCTGGATGTCTTTGATCTGAAGAAATACTACGGATCGGATGAGGTTCTGGAGAGGATGCTACCTGTGCTCAAAGCATCGAAGACAGCTTT aCTGAGTGACTGTAACATCACTGACAGATGTTGCAAGTCCATTTCATCAGTTCTCAGCTTGGAGTCTTCTGGTCTGGAGGAGTTAGACCTGAGCAGAAATAAACTGCTGGACTCTGGAGTGACAGTGCTCTCCAGCAGTCTAAAAAGTCCCAACTGCAAACTCCAGAGACTCAG tTTGAAAAAATGTGGCATTACAAAAAAAGGATGCCACTCATTGGCCAGTGGTCTGGCTTCAAACCCGTCCCACCTGAGAGAGCTGGATCTCAGCGAGAATACACTTCATGATGAAGGACTGGAGCTACTTTCAGGATTTCTCAACAAATGTTCTTTGGAAACACTGAG GTTATGTGAGTGTGGCATCAAAGGGGAACCTCTGGCTTCAGCTCTCAGCTTGAACCCATCTCATCTGAAAAACCTGGATCTGAGCAGGAACCGTTTGGGACCTCAGGCAGTCGCTCAGCTCTTTGGTTTTCTGAAGCATCCTGACTGCCAGCTGGAGAGATTATG gCTTTTTAAGACAAACCTACAAACAgaatgtgctgcagctctgacctCAGCTCTGGCTTCGAACATTTCCCAGCTGAGGGAGTTGGACCTGGGAGGGAACATCCTGGGGGACGCCGGAGTGAAGGAGATCACTGCTCTACTGAAGGATCCAAACTGCAAAGTGGAAACGCTGAG ACTGGCTGGCTGTCGGTTTACAGACAGTGGCTGTGCTGCGCTGGCTGCCAGTCTGAAGTCAAACCCCGCCCACCTGAGAGTCCTGGATCTGGCAAGAAATGACCTCGGAGACGCTGGTGTCGAAAACCTCTCTGAGTTCTTGGAAGAGCCACTTTGTCAAGTGGAGACACTGAA CCTGAGATGCTGCACGTTAACGGCAGCCTGTTGCCAGTCTTTGACCTTTGCCCTCAGGGCTCCTCAGGGCTCCTCTGCTCTCAAAGAGCTCGACCTCAGCTACAACCGCCTGATGGACCAGGGGGTGAAGctgctttctgattggctgaggaaACCCCAGTGTCGACTGCAGATACTGAG GTTGTCGGAGTGTACAGAGAGCAGCTGTAAGTCTCTGGTCTCGGCTCTGAGGGTGAACCCTTCACACCTCAGAGAACTGGTGCTGGAGAGTCCTCTAGTAGGACCaggtctgcagctgctgtctggtCTAGTGGAGGACGAACATTACGCTCTGCAAACGCTGACGATGCTGAAGTGA
- the LOC139299809 gene encoding creatine kinase M-type has translation MWKVKPPVAFPMETRYRPILESLVPPDPMSQFHLRRGSPEEEFPDLCRNSTWMGRILTPAMYGRQFDRCTHSGVIFDDVIRPGLEEPGDWSGPASVGCVAGDAQSYVLFCDFFDRVIEAHHEHKISSQTPESDFNFDNLKGGGDLDRSYTGRCEVTVVRGVEDFCFPTHCSRGERRQLLTLARRALQRLDEEEQPGRLLLLEELNQEQQRELNLNPPSSSQLRTGVARDWPDARAVWVSKDGSLVVWVNMEDHLRLVSARDDGNIAEAFKCICINLQKLEEFYRDLRHPFTWKQQLGWVSSSPADVGTGLRIRVHLKLQHLPQHKRLQDVLKRLRICMDRTESPALYRVSNAATFGVSEVGLTQLVVDGVKLLVAMEKRLEAGRDIDELVPTQK, from the exons ATGTGGAAGGTCAAAC CTCCAGTTGCTTTTCCAATGGAGACGAGGTACCGGCCGATTCTGGAG AGTTTGGTTCCCCCTGACCCCATGTCCCAGTTCCACCTGAGGAGAGGTTCTCCTGAGGAGGAGTTTCCTGACCTGTGCAGGAACTCTACCTGGATGGGACGGATCCTCACTCCGGCCATGTACGGCAGACAGTTCGACCGCTGCACCCACAGCGGAGTCATCTTTGATGATGTCATCCGCCCGGGCCTCGAGGAACCAG GTGACTGGTCAGGTCCTGCATCTGTGGGGTGTGTTGCGGGCGACGCCCAGTCCTACGTCCTGTTCTGCGACTTCTTCGACAGAGTCATCGAGGCGCATCACGAACACAAGATCAGCAGCCAGACCCCAGAGAGCGACTTCAACTTCGACAACTTGAAG ggggggggTGACTTGGACAGGTCATACACTGGACGCTGTGAGGTGACTGTTGTTCGAGGTGTTGAAGACTTCTGCTTCCCGACACACTGCAGCCGAGGAGAGCGCAGACAGCTCCTCACGCTGGCCCGGAGAG CTCTGCAGCGACTGGACGAGGAGGAGCAGCCGGGTCGACTCCTCTTACTGGAGGAGCTGAaccaggagcagcagagggagctgaACCTGAACCCTCCGTCTTCCTCCCAGCTCCGTACCGGCGTGGCTCGGGACTGGCCCGACGCCAGGGCAGTCTG GGTGAGTAAAGATGGCAGCCTCGTGGTCTGGGTCAACATGGAGGACCACCTCAGACTCGTGTCCGCACGAGATGACGGCAACATCGCTGAGGCCTTCAAATGCATCTGCATCAACCTGCAGAAG CTGGAGGAGTTCTACAGGGACCTCAGACACCCGTTCACCTGGAAGCAGCAGCTGGGGTGGGTGTCGAGCTCCCCGGCTGACGTGGGGACGGGTCTGAGGATCAGAGTCCACCTCAAACTGCAACACCTCCCCCAACACAAACGGTTGCAGGACGTCCTGAAGAGACTGAGGATCTGCATGGACAGAACAG AATCCCCGGCGCTGTATCGTGTGAGCAACGCCGCGACCTTCGGCGTGAGCGAGGTGGGACTGACCCAGCTGGTGGTGGACGGGGTCAAACTGCTCGTCGCCATGGAGAAGAGGCTGGAGGCCGGCAGAGACATC